The DNA window TAGCCAGGATAGAGGAGGTCTGATTTTATTCTGCAATTGCCCTCGTATTGATAATGTACTTGAAGAGTGGTGCAAATATCTTACTGAAAGATACGCAGGGGTATTAGTGCCTCGATATGATTCCAATGAACTTTGGTTCGAGAGCGAGCAGGCGAGCGAACGGACAGGCAGGAAGGTGACTGTCAGGCACAAGCCTATTTCGGTGTATTTTCCTCCCCTCCACGCAGTGACTACGATGAAAACGGGCAAAGGGGCCGCCTAGGCTGGTTACCTCGGTCGATAGAGTCGATAGATTGGACTAGAGTTTGAGCGCCATTGGGGCGATTGCGCACAGCAGTATGCAAAGGCAGGGGTGGGTGCCTATAGGCCGTTTTCGATGAATCGTGTTGCGGTAGTGGCGTTCTGCGCGCCCTTGGCGCTTGCGGTGGCCCTGATAGCCTTGCATAGGCACCCGAGTGCAGAAGAGAGTGCTAGCGTGGCTGCGCCTGCCAGCATAGTCTCACCTAGCAGCGTGGCCGTGCCTTCTGGTGTTCCGCACACCGTCGCAACGGAAGATTCGATCACGGGGCAAGCTTCTGTAGTTGATGGCGATACACTGGAAATTCACGGCATTCGAATACGCTTGAATGGTATCGACGCGCCTGAGGCTTCGCAAAAGTGCGATGCAAATGGATCGTCCTACCGTTGCGGGCAGAAGGCCGCGTTTGCACTTGACGAAATTCTTGCTGACAAGACTGTGGTATGTGTCAAAATAGATACGGACAGATACGGGCGAACCATAGCGAAGTGTACTGTCGCGCAGACTGACGTCAGCGCTGAAATGGTTCGTAGGGGGTGGGCTATAGCATACAGAAAATACTCTCTTGAGTACGTACAGCTTGAAGACGCGGCACTAGCTGGGGGCGTTGGCCTATGGGCTGGCTCATTCGAGAATCCTGCGCAGTACCGTCGAACCGGGAAGAAGAATTGAGACGGGCCGAACGTGAGATTCTGTAGACTGCAATTCTAAAAGGTAGGGGCGTGTGATGGCAGACAAGAAAGAATCGAAGAGCCTTACAACGAATGCTGAGGCGTTGGGACAAGTTCCAACCGCCATTCCGCTAGGCCAGAGCACTCAGATCGATCTTTCGTGGATGCCGGAAGACCAGCGTAGGGCGCTACTAACCGACTACGCCAAGGGCGCGTTGGATGTGAGCAAGCGAGCACAGGAGTTGGGCATCGAAGTGTCGGTCCTTCGTAGTACGCTTGGTACCCTAGGAGAGACGACGAAACAGGTCGCGCAGGACGGCAACTCAGTAACGCTCACCCATGTCCAGAACAGCCAGTTTGGCCGTACCGAAGTGATTATGGGCAATACCGATGCTGCCACGGCTGGGAAGCTTTCGCGTTCTCAAACAGGAGAACGAGATTGGACCCCTTACTATGTCATCGCGGGGATAGTCGCTTTGATCGTGATAGCGATAGCCTTAGGTCGCTGACGTGTATAACGCCACTCTGGAGCTATCTGACAATGTAGACATTGAGAGCAAGTTAGCTGCGCTGCACAGAGACGGCACCAGGGCAGGCCTCTCCGATTCTACAGTCGCGGAAATGACGGACCAAGTGCGCACGGTCTTGAGCCTGGTCACCAAGCAAGGTTCTCACCTAGCGGCGCAGGGCAGCCAGATGTCGTTTTCCCGACTGATAAAGGGCGATAGTTATGAATTGCAGCTCATTTACGGAGTTGGCGCCCCAAAGTCCTGGCTGAGCCGCGTTGCGCGTAGCCTGTTGGGTGGATAATGCCAAGATACGATCGCCGCTACGCAAAGCGCACCTACGGTCGTGACTATGGGCGCGAAAGAGCACTTCAGCATATCGAAGATGCGAAACGGCTAAGCCATGAGTTGGGGGGTACGGACGAGGACGTGAAGCGATATTTCTTTTCGCTTCCAGGTTCAGAGCTGACCATCATTCTAGCCGAGTACGGACGCCGATACGGATCTCAGG is part of the Mesorhizobium loti genome and encodes:
- a CDS encoding thermonuclease family protein; this encodes MAAPASIVSPSSVAVPSGVPHTVATEDSITGQASVVDGDTLEIHGIRIRLNGIDAPEASQKCDANGSSYRCGQKAAFALDEILADKTVVCVKIDTDRYGRTIAKCTVAQTDVSAEMVRRGWAIAYRKYSLEYVQLEDAALAGGVGLWAGSFENPAQYRRTGKKN